Proteins encoded together in one Micromonospora kangleipakensis window:
- a CDS encoding NADPH:quinone reductase: MKAIVYERNGDASVLQLVDRPIPEPAPGEVLVRMAVSGVNPTDWKARRTWPVAGGWQIPDQDGAGVVEAVGEGVDQNLIGERVWIWEAAWQRPWGTAAEYTVVPVRHAALLGDASFDVGAALGIPFMTAHRCLTAGEFMPDRLHAGALSDHVVLVQGGAGAVGNAAIQLARWADACVITTVSSPEKAQLAAAAGASHVINYREQDVVEEVRKIVPDGVHTIVEVSAARNAADDVQLLRSGGAVCVYADDGGAEVTLPIRPLMMPNARWQFVLIYTAPTAAKAQAVVDVSAAAAQGAIRVGEEAGLPLHHYSLGATAAAHKAVEGSVVGKVLITTSET, encoded by the coding sequence ATGAAGGCGATCGTGTACGAACGCAACGGGGACGCCTCGGTGCTCCAGCTCGTCGACCGGCCGATACCGGAGCCGGCCCCCGGCGAGGTGCTGGTGCGGATGGCCGTGTCGGGGGTGAACCCGACGGACTGGAAGGCCCGGCGCACCTGGCCGGTGGCGGGCGGCTGGCAGATCCCCGACCAGGACGGCGCCGGGGTGGTCGAGGCGGTCGGCGAGGGGGTCGACCAGAACCTGATCGGCGAGCGGGTCTGGATCTGGGAGGCGGCCTGGCAGCGCCCCTGGGGCACCGCCGCCGAGTACACCGTGGTGCCGGTCCGGCACGCGGCACTCCTCGGCGACGCCTCCTTCGACGTGGGGGCCGCGCTGGGCATCCCGTTCATGACGGCGCACCGCTGCCTGACCGCCGGCGAGTTCATGCCGGACCGGCTGCACGCGGGCGCGCTCAGCGACCACGTGGTGCTGGTGCAGGGCGGGGCGGGCGCGGTGGGCAACGCGGCGATCCAGCTCGCCCGGTGGGCGGACGCCTGCGTCATCACCACGGTGAGCAGCCCGGAGAAGGCGCAGCTCGCGGCGGCGGCCGGCGCCTCCCATGTGATCAACTACCGGGAGCAGGACGTGGTCGAGGAGGTCCGCAAGATCGTCCCCGACGGGGTGCACACCATCGTCGAGGTCTCCGCCGCGCGCAACGCCGCCGACGACGTCCAGCTCCTCCGGAGCGGCGGCGCGGTCTGCGTGTACGCCGACGACGGCGGCGCGGAGGTGACCCTGCCGATCCGGCCGCTGATGATGCCGAACGCGCGGTGGCAGTTCGTCCTGATCTACACCGCGCCGACGGCCGCCAAGGCGCAGGCGGTGGTGGACGTGTCGGCGGCGGCGGCCCAGGGCGCGATCCGGGTGGGCGAGGAGGCCGGCCTGCCGCTGCACCACTACTCGCTGGGGGCGACGGCGGCGGCCCACAAGGCGGTCGAGGGCTCCGTGGTCGGCAAGGTGCTCATCACCACGAGCGAGACGTAG
- a CDS encoding SCO6745 family protein yields MWTHFEPVHAVTYFHPRARAAYEAVGLRGYWRGYFAGRAAPLGPTPAPPVIAAFFSFAPRMVARALPSVWRLATPEEALRARLTGAVQALAEFTYELPEAHLVEAAELLEAAAGQVETAGRVLGAVNAALPAGEYPLARLWQAATTLRENRGDGHVAALVTTGLDPVEVLAWRCRVDQSREFHQPARGWTDEEWAAAEERLVARGWLTAEWEPTAYGSEAFRAVEEATDRAAAGPWRALGAERTERLRELLEPIARRCRTIIPRQSPIGLSAARPS; encoded by the coding sequence ATGTGGACGCACTTCGAGCCGGTCCACGCGGTGACCTACTTCCACCCGCGCGCCCGGGCCGCGTACGAGGCGGTCGGGCTGCGCGGCTACTGGCGGGGCTACTTCGCCGGCCGGGCCGCCCCGCTCGGCCCGACGCCCGCCCCGCCGGTGATCGCCGCGTTCTTCAGCTTCGCGCCCCGGATGGTCGCCCGGGCGCTGCCCTCGGTGTGGCGGCTGGCCACCCCGGAGGAGGCGCTCCGGGCCCGGCTCACCGGCGCCGTCCAGGCACTCGCCGAGTTCACCTACGAGCTGCCGGAAGCCCATCTCGTCGAGGCCGCCGAGCTGCTGGAGGCGGCCGCCGGGCAGGTGGAGACCGCCGGCCGGGTGCTCGGCGCGGTCAACGCCGCCCTGCCGGCCGGCGAGTACCCGCTGGCCCGGCTCTGGCAGGCGGCCACCACGCTGCGCGAGAACCGGGGCGACGGGCACGTCGCCGCCCTGGTCACCACCGGGCTGGACCCGGTCGAGGTGCTGGCCTGGCGCTGCCGGGTCGACCAGTCCCGGGAGTTCCACCAGCCGGCCCGGGGGTGGACCGACGAGGAGTGGGCCGCCGCCGAGGAGCGGCTGGTGGCCCGCGGCTGGCTGACCGCCGAGTGGGAGCCGACCGCGTACGGCAGCGAGGCGTTCCGCGCGGTCGAGGAGGCCACCGACCGGGCCGCCGCCGGCCCGTGGCGGGCGCTCGGCGCCGAGCGTACGGAGCGGCTGCGCGAACTGCTCGAACCGATCGCCCGCCGCTGCCGCACCATCATCCCGAGGCAGAGCCCGATCGGCCTGTCCGCAGCCCGGCCGAGCTGA
- a CDS encoding YciI family protein produces the protein MWIVELAFTDAPERFAARSAHRERITALHAEGKVRISGPLADDSGAVLVFDVPDRPALDRLLAADPYYTTPGVEIVKIREWAPFLT, from the coding sequence ATGTGGATCGTGGAACTCGCCTTCACCGACGCACCGGAGCGGTTCGCCGCCCGATCGGCCCACCGGGAGCGGATCACCGCCCTGCACGCCGAGGGCAAGGTACGGATCTCCGGGCCGCTCGCCGACGACTCGGGCGCCGTGCTGGTCTTCGACGTGCCGGACCGGCCGGCACTGGACCGGCTGCTGGCCGCCGACCCGTACTACACCACGCCCGGCGTCGAGATCGTCAAGATCCGGGAGTGGGCGCCCTTCCTGACCTGA
- a CDS encoding HAD family hydrolase → MVDAVLFDLDGVIVDSEPVWEEVRRAYVAAHGGTWQSDTQRRLMGMSTGEWAAYLSDELGVDRSPELVATEVIAEMTRRYAERVPLIDDADAVVRRMAARWRLGLASSSPTRLIAAALAATGLADAFGATLSTEETARGKPAPDVWLAVAARLGVDPTRCVAVEDSSNGVRSAAAAGMRVVAIPHGSYPLDPDAAALAAVLLPSVDALTPEVVERLG, encoded by the coding sequence ATGGTGGACGCGGTGCTCTTCGACCTGGACGGCGTGATCGTGGACTCCGAGCCGGTCTGGGAAGAGGTCCGGCGGGCGTACGTGGCCGCGCACGGCGGCACCTGGCAGTCCGACACCCAGCGCCGGCTGATGGGGATGAGCACCGGCGAGTGGGCCGCCTACCTCAGCGACGAGCTGGGCGTCGACCGGAGTCCCGAGCTGGTCGCCACCGAGGTGATCGCGGAGATGACCCGGCGGTACGCGGAGCGCGTACCGCTGATCGACGACGCCGACGCGGTGGTCCGCCGGATGGCCGCGCGGTGGCGGCTGGGGCTGGCCAGCTCCTCCCCCACCCGGCTGATCGCGGCGGCGCTGGCCGCCACCGGCCTGGCCGACGCCTTCGGCGCGACGCTGTCCACCGAGGAGACCGCCCGGGGCAAGCCGGCGCCGGACGTCTGGCTCGCCGTCGCCGCGCGGCTCGGCGTCGACCCGACCCGCTGCGTGGCGGTCGAGGACTCCTCGAACGGGGTACGCTCCGCGGCCGCCGCCGGCATGCGGGTGGTGGCGATCCCGCACGGCTCCTACCCGCTGGACCCGGACGCGGCGGCACTCGCGGCCGTGCTGCTGCCCTCGGTCGACGCGCTCACCCCGGAGGTCGTGGAGCGGCTCGGCTGA
- a CDS encoding Ku protein translates to MRAIWKGAVSFGLVSIGVKLYSATEEKDIRFHQVHRDDGGRIRYKRTCSVCGEEVTYDDIAKGYDIGGGEMVILTDEDFAELPLTTSRAIDVLEFVPAEQVDPILYNKAYFLEPEGSATKPYVLLRNALADSERVAIVKVALRQREQLATLRVREGVLLLNTMLWPDEVRTPDFGFLDEDLKVRPPELAMASSLIDSMAGEFQPDAFTDDYRAALQEVIDAKVEGREVVQPEEVEAAPAAAVDLMAALKASVERARAARGEEAAGAAAEPTPISAARSAQKAAKAPAKKAAEKKAAKAPAKKAAAKKAEPAKKAAAKQTAEKKAAKAPAKKAAEKKAAPRKTA, encoded by the coding sequence ATGCGGGCGATCTGGAAAGGAGCGGTGTCGTTCGGGCTGGTGTCGATCGGGGTGAAGCTCTACTCGGCCACCGAGGAGAAGGACATCCGCTTCCACCAGGTGCACCGCGACGACGGCGGCCGCATCCGCTACAAGCGCACCTGCTCGGTCTGCGGCGAGGAGGTCACCTACGACGACATCGCCAAGGGGTACGACATCGGCGGCGGCGAGATGGTCATCCTCACCGACGAGGACTTCGCCGAGCTGCCGCTGACCACCTCGCGCGCGATCGACGTGCTGGAGTTCGTCCCCGCCGAGCAGGTCGACCCGATCCTCTACAACAAGGCGTACTTCCTGGAGCCGGAGGGCTCGGCGACCAAGCCGTACGTGCTGCTGCGGAACGCGCTCGCCGACTCGGAGCGGGTGGCGATCGTCAAGGTGGCGCTGCGCCAGCGCGAACAGCTCGCCACCCTGCGGGTACGCGAGGGCGTGCTGCTGCTCAACACGATGCTCTGGCCGGACGAGGTGCGTACCCCCGACTTCGGTTTCCTGGACGAGGATCTCAAGGTCCGGCCGCCGGAGCTGGCGATGGCCAGTTCGCTGATCGACTCGATGGCCGGGGAGTTCCAGCCGGACGCCTTCACCGACGACTACCGGGCGGCGTTGCAGGAGGTCATCGACGCGAAGGTCGAGGGCCGCGAGGTGGTCCAGCCGGAGGAGGTGGAGGCCGCGCCGGCCGCCGCGGTCGACCTGATGGCCGCCCTGAAGGCCTCGGTGGAGCGGGCCCGGGCCGCCCGCGGCGAGGAGGCCGCCGGCGCGGCCGCCGAGCCGACCCCGATCTCGGCCGCCCGGTCGGCGCAGAAGGCCGCCAAGGCGCCGGCGAAGAAGGCGGCCGAGAAGAAGGCGGCCAAGGCCCCGGCGAAGAAGGCCGCCGCCAAGAAGGCCGAGCCGGCCAAGAAGGCGGCGGCGAAGCAGACCGCGGAGAAGAAGGCGGCCAAGGCCCCGGCGAAGAAGGCCGCCGAGAAGAAGGCCGCCCCCCGCAAGACCGCCTGA
- a CDS encoding PPOX class F420-dependent oxidoreductase encodes MAILTEEDLALLSEPQLAHVATVEADGSPHVTPVWVDTDGEHIVFNTAKGRQKYVNIERNPVVAVSVVDKANDFRTLWVKGTAEFVAEGADEHIDRMAKKYLGQDTYPFRQPGEERVIVRITPTGKLGRG; translated from the coding sequence ATGGCGATCCTCACCGAAGAAGACCTGGCCCTGCTCTCCGAGCCGCAGCTCGCCCACGTGGCCACCGTCGAGGCCGACGGCTCTCCGCACGTGACCCCGGTCTGGGTGGACACCGACGGCGAGCACATCGTGTTCAACACCGCCAAGGGCCGGCAGAAGTACGTCAACATCGAACGCAACCCGGTGGTCGCGGTCTCGGTCGTGGACAAGGCGAACGACTTCCGCACCCTCTGGGTGAAGGGCACGGCCGAGTTCGTCGCCGAGGGCGCCGACGAGCACATCGACCGGATGGCGAAGAAGTACCTCGGCCAGGACACCTACCCGTTCCGCCAGCCGGGCGAGGAGCGGGTCATCGTCCGGATCACCCCGACCGGCAAGCTCGGCCGCGGCTGA
- a CDS encoding NUDIX domain-containing protein gives MSISWADSYVGQLRALAGDRTLMFVGARAVVRDNAARVLLIQRSDNGQWALPAGAMELGESIADCAVREVREETGLRALRVSAFALYTGPDRTHTNMYGHRYQIFTTAFRVDEWDGELLRITDETNDAGFFHPDELPAPLSASVTETLADLDVFEQTNRLILK, from the coding sequence GTGAGCATCTCCTGGGCCGATTCGTACGTGGGGCAGCTCCGCGCCCTGGCCGGTGACCGCACCCTGATGTTCGTCGGCGCCCGCGCGGTGGTCCGCGACAACGCCGCCCGGGTGCTGCTGATCCAGCGCTCGGACAACGGCCAGTGGGCGCTGCCGGCCGGCGCCATGGAGCTGGGTGAGTCGATCGCCGACTGCGCCGTCCGCGAGGTACGCGAGGAGACCGGGCTGCGCGCCCTGCGGGTCAGCGCGTTCGCCCTCTACACCGGCCCGGACCGCACCCACACCAACATGTACGGCCACAGGTACCAGATCTTCACCACCGCGTTCCGGGTCGACGAGTGGGACGGCGAGCTGCTCAGGATCACCGACGAGACCAACGACGCCGGCTTCTTCCACCCGGACGAGCTCCCCGCCCCGCTCTCCGCCAGCGTCACGGAGACCCTCGCCGACCTGGACGTCTTCGAACAGACCAACCGCCTCATCCTGAAGTAA
- a CDS encoding FKBP-type peptidyl-prolyl cis-trans isomerase, which yields MSERVQNRSAGQGPGTKAERRLAAQLAAKKAAEAKRRRQSLLGALAGVAVVAVLIGVFVVVNGGDDDKKEAAGTPAASATAPAPDATAPAAPAAPPQQLPEGVDPALATKPKVDPGKGELTKLTLTPLIKGKGPAVKAGQTITTNYVGVFYKDGKEFDASWNNGQPASFPIGVGQVIKGWDQGLVGVTVGSRVQLDIPADLAYGNDSAGGRPAGPLRFVVDVLAAQ from the coding sequence GTGAGCGAGCGTGTGCAGAACCGGTCGGCGGGCCAGGGCCCGGGCACCAAGGCGGAGCGGCGGCTGGCCGCCCAGCTGGCGGCGAAGAAGGCGGCCGAGGCGAAGCGCCGCCGGCAGTCGCTGCTCGGCGCGCTCGCCGGTGTCGCCGTCGTCGCGGTGCTGATCGGTGTCTTCGTCGTCGTCAACGGCGGGGACGACGACAAGAAGGAGGCCGCCGGCACCCCCGCGGCCAGCGCCACCGCTCCGGCTCCCGACGCCACCGCGCCCGCCGCGCCCGCCGCGCCGCCGCAGCAGCTCCCGGAGGGCGTGGATCCGGCGCTCGCCACCAAGCCGAAGGTCGACCCGGGCAAGGGCGAGCTGACCAAGCTCACCCTCACCCCGCTGATCAAGGGCAAGGGCCCGGCGGTCAAGGCCGGCCAGACCATCACCACCAACTACGTGGGCGTGTTCTACAAGGACGGCAAGGAGTTCGACGCCTCCTGGAACAACGGGCAGCCGGCCAGCTTCCCGATCGGCGTCGGCCAGGTCATCAAGGGCTGGGACCAGGGCCTGGTCGGGGTGACCGTGGGCAGCCGGGTGCAGCTGGACATCCCCGCCGACCTGGCGTACGGCAACGACTCCGCGGGTGGCCGCCCGGCCGGCCCGCTGCGCTTCGTCGTTGACGTCCTCGCCGCGCAGTAG
- a CDS encoding fatty acid--CoA ligase, with protein MDAPLQVARILEHGSTVHGTAEVVTWTGGEPRRMSYAEVGRTAARLAHALRDECGVTGDERVATFMWNNNEHLVAYFAVPSMGAVLHTLNIRLFPDQVVYIANHAEDRVVLVDSTLIPLLARVIGELTTVRHVVVVGGGDPAPLVAAAGDRIAVHHWDALLADRPETYDWPEVDERDAAALCYTSGTTGNPKGVAYSHRSMYLHSLQICMPEGFGLGPTDRELAIVPMFHAMSWGLPYAAFLSGASLIMPDRFLQAAPIAEMIAAERPTLAGAVPTIWTDLLAYLDSHDVDTSSLKEVIVGGSACPPALMHAFHERHHIDVIHAWGMTEMSPLGSVSRPPAGAIGDEAWRYRYTQGRVPAGVAARIVGPLGEPLPADGTSVGELEVRGPWVTARYIGDEAPDEEKFRDGWLRTGDVGTLSPDGYITLSDRAKDVIKSGGEWISSVELENALMAHPAVLEACVVGVPDARWDERPLATVVVREGASVTAEELRDFLAKSVARWQLPERWAFIDAVPKTSVGKFDKKVVRSRYADGGLEVRELTAP; from the coding sequence ATGGACGCCCCTCTCCAGGTCGCCCGGATCCTCGAACACGGCTCCACCGTGCACGGCACGGCGGAGGTCGTGACCTGGACCGGCGGCGAGCCCCGACGGATGTCGTACGCGGAGGTCGGGCGGACCGCCGCCCGGCTGGCCCACGCGCTGCGCGACGAGTGCGGGGTGACCGGTGACGAGCGGGTCGCCACGTTCATGTGGAACAACAACGAGCACCTGGTGGCGTACTTCGCCGTGCCCAGCATGGGCGCGGTGTTGCACACCCTCAACATCCGGCTCTTCCCCGACCAGGTCGTCTACATCGCCAACCATGCCGAGGACCGGGTGGTGCTGGTCGACTCGACGCTGATCCCGCTGCTCGCCCGGGTGATCGGCGAGCTGACCACGGTGCGGCACGTGGTGGTGGTAGGCGGCGGTGACCCGGCGCCGCTGGTGGCCGCGGCCGGCGACCGGATCGCCGTGCACCACTGGGACGCGCTGCTGGCCGACCGGCCGGAGACGTACGACTGGCCGGAGGTGGACGAGCGCGACGCCGCCGCCCTCTGCTACACCTCCGGGACCACCGGCAACCCCAAGGGCGTCGCCTACTCGCACCGTTCGATGTACCTGCACTCACTGCAGATCTGCATGCCGGAGGGCTTCGGTCTCGGGCCGACCGACCGCGAGCTGGCCATCGTGCCGATGTTCCACGCGATGTCGTGGGGGCTGCCCTACGCGGCGTTCCTCTCCGGCGCGTCGCTGATCATGCCGGACCGGTTCCTCCAGGCCGCCCCGATCGCCGAGATGATCGCCGCCGAGCGGCCCACCCTGGCCGGCGCGGTGCCGACCATCTGGACCGACCTGCTGGCGTACCTGGACAGCCACGACGTGGACACCTCCTCGCTCAAGGAGGTGATCGTCGGCGGTTCGGCCTGCCCGCCGGCGCTGATGCACGCCTTCCACGAGCGGCACCACATCGACGTCATCCACGCCTGGGGGATGACCGAGATGTCGCCGCTCGGCTCGGTCTCCCGGCCGCCGGCCGGCGCGATCGGCGACGAGGCCTGGCGCTACCGGTACACGCAGGGCCGGGTGCCGGCCGGGGTCGCCGCGCGGATCGTCGGCCCGCTGGGCGAGCCGCTGCCCGCCGACGGGACCTCCGTCGGCGAGCTGGAGGTCCGCGGGCCGTGGGTGACCGCCCGGTACATCGGGGACGAGGCGCCGGACGAGGAGAAGTTCCGCGACGGCTGGCTGCGTACCGGCGACGTCGGCACGCTCTCGCCGGACGGCTACATCACCCTCAGCGACCGGGCCAAGGACGTGATCAAGTCGGGCGGGGAGTGGATCTCCTCGGTCGAGCTGGAGAACGCCCTGATGGCGCACCCGGCGGTGCTGGAGGCGTGCGTGGTGGGCGTGCCGGACGCGCGCTGGGACGAGCGGCCGCTGGCGACCGTGGTGGTCCGGGAGGGCGCGTCGGTGACGGCCGAGGAGCTGCGTGACTTCCTGGCGAAGTCGGTGGCCCGCTGGCAGTTGCCCGAGCGGTGGGCGTTCATCGACGCGGTGCCGAAGACCAGCGTCGGCAAGTTCGACAAGAAGGTGGTCCGCTCCCGGTACGCCGACGGGGGCTTGGAGGTGCGCGAACTGACCGCGCCGTAA